The Pyrus communis chromosome 2, drPyrComm1.1, whole genome shotgun sequence genome includes a window with the following:
- the LOC137724379 gene encoding transcriptional regulator SUPERMAN-like yields the protein MESNHPDHQDSKTSSTDEEAEHRRDVNDDMGTGRSYECVFCKRGFTTAQALGGHMNIHRRERAKTRPSSDPTNLASSTSKAVEDQSHPRAAVYHAIQSYPPHYFIAPPDDHMNYRTYVPAPNTSGVLRPPHANHISDEDLCARNYFPRHRNLLRDDHQDWRSGSSSSLGMGRPSDDYKERVFNGGSEEADDELDLELRLGHDP from the coding sequence atgGAATCCAACCATCCGGATCATCAAGATTCGAAGACCTCTAGTACTGATGAAGAAGCTGAACACCGACGGGATGTGAACGATGACATGGGCACAGGGCGGTCTTACGAGTGTGTGTTTTGCAAGAGAGGTTTCACAACGGCACAGGCCTTGGGAGGACACATGAATATTCACCGGAGAGAGAGAGCCAAGACCAGACCTAGTTCGGATCCTACTAATTTGGCTTCGTCGACTAGCAAGGCAGTAGAAGATCAGAGTCATCCGAGGGCAGCGGTATACCATGCAATTCAAAGCTACCCGCCACATTATTTTATAGCTCCTCCGGATGACCATATGAACTATAGAACATATGTGCCTGCACCTAATACATCAGGGGTGTTAAGGCCCCCGCATGCAAATCATATTAGTGATGAGGACTTGTGTGCAAGAAATTATTTCCCGAGGCATCGGAATTTGCTAAGAGATGATCATCAGGATTGGAGATCAGGGAGTAGTTCGAGCTTGGGAATGGGCCGGCCATCAGATGATTACAAGGAGAGAGTGTTTAACGGTGGCAGTGAAGAAGCGGATGATGAATTGGATTTGGAGCTTCGACTCGGTCATGATCCCTaa
- the LOC137725386 gene encoding poly [ADP-ribose] polymerase 1-like, which produces MENPQPQKPWKVEYAKSSRSSCKTCKSPIEKETLRLGKMVQATQFDGFMPMWNHARCIMKKSKQIKSTDEVEGLELLRWEDQQKIRSYVQSGGPPDTRPATSKFATKECGISVSPTSRATCKQCSQKILKAEVRISSKPEGQGPRGLAWHHANCFLELSPSIEVEKLSGWETLPVSDQDVVRALVKKVPSNAGTKRRKDAGDDQKLKVARSEGDVSTSRDVSVRNATDVGSKLEAQTKELWALKDDLKKHVMNAEMREMLEVNNQDSTGSELDLRERCADGMMFGALKSCPLCSGFLRYSGGMYRCQGYLSAWSKCSYSTQEPERLEGKWKIPKDKDNHYLNKWFKSQKLAKPVRILPPLTPSKPCGSQGQSQSSNSTSLADLKVAFCGLPKESTEEWCRKIEGLAGVVHSKIKKDTNCLVVSGAFDDDAEMRKARRMKLPIVREDYLVDCFKRQKKLPFDIYKVEALRESSSMITVKVKGRSAVHESSGLQDTGHILEDGKSIYNTTLSMSDLSTGVNSYYILQIIQDDKSSGCSVFRKWGRVGNDKIGGSKLEDMSKSDAIHEFKRLFLEKTGNPWEAWEQKQNFQKQAGRFFPLDIDYGVNKQVSNKNQNNADSKLAPQLAELMKMLFNVETYRAAMMEFEINMSEMPLGKLSKANIQKGFEALTEIQNLLNNNGHAPSTKESLIIDASNRFFTVIPSIHPRVIRDEDDFKSKVKMLEALQDIEIASRLVGFDADSDDSLDEKYKKLRCDIDPIPHDSEDYQLIEKYLLTTHAPTHTDWSLELEEVFALEREGEFNKFAPYQKKLKNKMLLWHGSRFTNFVGILSQGLRIAPPEAPATGYMFGKGIYFADLVSKSAQYCYTDKKNPVGLMLLSEVALGEVYELKKAAYMDKPPKGKHSTKGLGKKIPQESEYVKWKDDVIVPCGKPVPSNIKASELMYNEYIVYDTAQVKMQYLLKVRFHHKR; this is translated from the exons atggaGAACCCGCAGCCCCAAAAGCCATGGAAGGTGGAGTACGCCAAGTCGTCGAGATCGTCGTGCAAGACCTGCAAATCCCCCATTGAAAAGGAGACGCTCCGCCTCGGCAAGATGGTCCAGGCCACCCAATTCGACGGCTTCATGCCT ATGTGGAACCATGCTCGTTGTATAATGAAGAAATCGAAGCAGATAAAATC AACTGATGAGGTTGAAGGCCTGGAGCTCCTTCGTTGGGAAGATCAGCAGAAAATTAGAAGTTATGTACAAAGTGGTGGACCCCCAGATACAAGACCGGCAACAAGCAAGTTCGCTACTAAAGAATGTGGTATTTCAGTTTCACCAACTTCTCGCGCTACTTGCAAGCAATGCAGCCAAAAGATTTTAAAAGCAGAG GTCCGTATATCATCCAAGCCTGAAGGTCAAGGGCCTAGGGGCCTGGCATGGCACCATGCCAACTGCTTCTTGGAATTATCACCATCCATCGAAGTGGAGAAGTTGTCTGGATGGGAGACCCTCCCAGTTTCTGATCAGGACGTTGTACGTGCCTTGGTTAAGAAGGTTCCTTCTAATGCTGGCACAAAACGAAGAAAAGATGCTGGTGATGATCAGAAGTTAAAAGTTGCTAGGTCTGAAGGAGATGTGTCAACGAGCAGGGATGTATCTGTGAGGAATGCTACTGATGTGGGGAGTAAACTGGAGGCCCAAACTAAAGAGCTGTGGGCACTGAAAGATGATCTTAAAAAGCATGTGATGAATGCAGAGATGCGTGAAATGCTTGAAGTCAATAATCAAGATTCAACAGGATCAGAGCTTGATTTGCGTGAGCGCTG TGCTGATGGAATGATGTTTGGAGCACTTAAGAGCTGCCCACTCTGCTCTGGTTTTCTTCGATATTCTGGAGGTATGTACCGGTGCCAAGGCTACCTATCGGCATGGAGTAAGTGTTCTTACTCTACTCAGGAACCTGAACGTCTTGAAGGGAAGTGGAAAATCCCAAAAGATAAGGATAATCATTATCTTAATAAG TGGTTTAAATCACAAAAGCTTGCAAAACCTGTGCGGATACTGCCTCCATTAACACCTAGCAAGCCTTGTGGAAGTCAAGGCCAATCTCAGTCATCTAACAGTACAAGCTTGGCGGATTTAAAAGTTGCCTTTTGTGGATTACCAAAAGAATCAACA GAAGAATGGTGTAGAAAAATTGAGGGTCTAGCTGGAGTGGTTCATTCAAAGATCAAAAAAG ATACTAATTGCTTAGTTGTGAGTGGAGCATTTGATGATGATGCTGAGATGAGAAAAGCAAG GAGGATGAAGTTACCAATCGTTAGGGAAGACTATCTGGTTGATTGCTTTAAAAGACAGAAGAAGCTTCCATTTGATATTTACAAAGTCGAAGCGCTCCGTGAATCCTCTAGCATGATCACTGTCAAAGTGAAGGGTCGAAGTGCTGTTCATGAATCTTCTGGTCTGCAAGATACAGGACATATTCTTGAGGATGGGAAGAGCATCTACAACACAACTTTAAGCATGTCTGATTTGTCAACTGGTGTTAACAG TTACTACATTCTCCAAATTATACAAGATGATAAGAGTTCAGGCTGCTCTGTGTTCCGTAAATGGGGAAGAGTGGGGAATGATAAAATTGGAGGAAGTAAACTGGAAGATATGTCGAAATCAGATGCGATCCATGAATTTAAACGTTTGTTCCTTGAGAAGACTGGGAATCCGTGGGAAGCATGGgagcaaaaacaaaattttcagaaGCAAGCTGGAAGATTCTTTCCATTGGATATT GATTATGGAGTTAATAAACAGGTTTCCAACAAAAACCAGAACAATGCAGACAGCAAATTGGCTCCTCAGTTGGCAGAATTGATGAAGATGCTTTTCAATGTTGAGACATACAG AGCTGCCAtgatggaatttgagataaaTATGTCAGAAATGCCGCTTGGCAAACTGAGTAAAGCCAACATCCAAAAGG GGTTTGAGGCATTAACGGAAATACAGAATTTATTGAATAATAATGGTCATGCTCCTTCCACAAAAGAAAGCTTGATTATAGATGCAAGCAACCGTTTTTTCACTGTGATCCCTTCCATACACCCACGGGTTATCAGGGATGAGGATGATTTTAAGTCAAAG GTGAAAATGTTAGAAGCTCTCCAGGACATTGAAATTGCTTCCAGATTAGTTGGTTTTGATGCTGATAGTGATGATTCCCTTGATGAGAAGTATAAGAAGCTCCGGTGTGATATTGACCCAATCCCTCATGATAGTGAAGATTATCAGTTGATTGAAAAATATCTTCTTACTACTCATGCCCCTACACATACG GATTGGAGTCTTGAACTCGAAGAAGTTTTTGCACTTGAAAGGGAAGGCGAATTCAATAAATTTGCTCCCTATCAGAAAAAGCTTAAGAACAAAATGCTTCTTTGGCATG GTTCTCGGTTTACAAATTTTGTGGGTATTCTTAGCCAAGGACTGAGAATAGCTCCTCCTGAAGCTCCAGCTACTGGTTAtatg TTCGGCAAGGGAATTTACTTTGCTGACCTTGTCAGCAAGAGTGCACAGTATTGCTATACAGATAAGAAAAATCCTGTTGGCCTCATGCTTTTAAGTGAAGTTGCATTGGGGGAGGTCTACGAGCTCAAGAAGGCTGCA TATATGGACAAACCTCCAAAGGGAAAGCACTCTACAAAGGGGCTTGGCAAGAAAATACCTCAGGAGTCAGAGTATGTAAAATGGAAGGACGATGTCATCGTGCCTTGTGGCAAACCAGTGCCATCAAATATCAAAGCTTCTGAGCTCATGTATAACGAGTACATCGTTTATGATACAGCTCAA GTGAAGATGCAATACCTGTTGAAGGTGAGGTTTCATCACAAGAGGTGA
- the LOC137726431 gene encoding deoxyhypusine hydroxylase-B-like, producing the protein MGSLNDDAATTAATAATAATSFESSPEMVKFLCDRLLDTTQPISERFRALFSLRNLNGPAPRDALIAATRDSSNLLAHEAAFALGQMQDVDAIPALVAVLNDLSLHPIVRHEAAEALGAIGLESNVPLLKNSLALDPAQEVKETCELALNRIEQLKDANCQSKDEKSPFVSVDPAAPATSGSSVYQLREVLLDVNRSLYERYAALFALRNDGGDEAVTAIIDSLDSNSALLRHEVAYVLGQLQNKAASAALSNILMNRNEHPMVRHEAAEALGSIADDQSVSLLEEFARDPEPIVSQSCEVALSMLEFERSGKSFEYLFMQAPLVQ; encoded by the exons ATGGGTTCATTGAATGATGACGCCGCCACCACCGCCGCCACCGCCGCCACCGCCGCCACCAGCTTCGAGTCCTCACCGGAGATGGTGAAGTTCCTATGCGACCGGTTGCTCGACACGACACAGCCCATCTCGGAGCGCTTCAGAGCCTTGTTCTCTCTCCGCAACCTCAATGGCCCTGCCCCTCGCGACGCCCTCATTGCCG CAACAAGAGATTCTTCCAATTTGTTGGCACATGAGGCTGCATTTGCATTGGGTCAAATGCAAGATGTGGATGCAATCCCTGCCTTGGTAGCTGTTCTCAATGATCTCTCTTTGCATCCCATTGTTCGTCATGAG GCAGCAGAAGCTCTTGGTGCAATTGGTTTAGAGAGCAATGTTCCTCTTTTGAAGAATAGTCTAGCACTAGATCCCGCTCAGGAGGTCAAAGAAACTTGTGAATTGGCCCTTAATCGGATTGAGCAATTGAAGGATGCTAATTGTCAATCCAAGGATGAAAAATCACCTTTTGTGTCAGTTGATCCTGCTGCACCAGCTACTTCTGGTTCTTCTGTCTATCAGCTAAG GGAAGTTCTTCTGGATGTAAACAGAAGTTTGTATGAGCGCTATGCGGCTCTCTTTGCTCTGCGGAATGATGGTGGAGATGAAGCTGTCACTGCTATAATTGATTCCTTGGATTCAAACAGTGCTCTCTTGCGTCACGAG GTTGCTTATGTGTTAGGCCAATTGCAGAACAAAGCTGCTTCGGCCGCTCTTTCCAACATACTTATGAACAGAAATGAGCACCCAATGGTTAGACATGAAGCTGCAGAAGCTCTTGGTTCCATTGCAG ATGACCAAAGTGTATCACTTCTCGAAGAATTTGCGAGGGATCCTGAACCAATTGTGTCACAGAGTTGCGAAGTTGCTCTAAGCATGCTGGAGTTTGAGAGATCAGGAAAATCCTTCGAG TACCTCTTCATGCAAGCTCCTCTAGTGCAATAG
- the LOC137726595 gene encoding bet1-like SNARE 1-1: protein MNARRDFHGNKVALFDGIEEGGIRSSASYSHEIDEHDNERAVDGLQDRVNLLKRLSGDIHEEVETHNHMLDRMGNDMDSSRGVLSGTMDKFKMVFETKSSQRMFTLVASFVVIFLVIYYLTR from the exons ATGAATGCTCGAAG GGACTTCCATGGCAACAAAGTTGCTCTTTTTGATGGCATTGAGGAGGGCGGCATCAGGTCCTCAGCTTCCTACTCACATGAAATTGATGAACATGATAACGAAAGGGCAGTGGACGGATTGCAAGATAGAGTCAATTTGCTGAAGAGA TTGTCAGGTGATATACATGAGGAGGTGGAGACTCATAATCACATGTTAGACAGAATG GGAAATGATATGGATTCATCGAGGGGGGTGCTATCTGGTACAATGGACAAGTTTAAGATG GTTTTTGAGACCAAGTCAAGCCAGAGAATGTTTACACTAGTCGCATCATTTGTGGTCATTTTTCTAGTCATATACTATCTCACTAGGTAA